The Sorex araneus isolate mSorAra2 chromosome X, mSorAra2.pri, whole genome shotgun sequence DNA segment atcagggaagaggaattttaaatgtaaaaaggctgtgtttttctctttttttaatgtaggagtactgctatttattcagccattgattaagctgactgaattaaTTGGTCATGAACTCCATAAGGGAtcgtgttttttgggggggtgggagtgggaatcacagccggtgatgcccggggtttactcctggctctgcattcaggaatcactcttgcggtgcttggaggaccatatgggatgctggggattgaacctaagttggctctgtacaaggcaagtgctgtacccaccttactatcactccagtcccttaaattaaattttaaattcagggGCAGTTTACTGGGCAACATGGGTAACTGACTTTTGTTATGATTTCTTTCTAAATGCCACATCTTTGGTGAAAATTTCCTGATTCCTGGGACAATTTCTACTCTTTTCATTAcaacatgtcactgtcatcccgttgctcatcgatttgttcgagcgggcaccagtaatgtctcttattgagagacttattgttactgtttttggcatatccaatacgcacgggtagcttgccaggctctgccgtgcgggctccatactctcagtagcttgccgggctctccgagaggggcggaggaatcgaacacgggttggccatgtgaaaggcaaaagcccaaccactgtgctattgctccagccccactacaaGATGAATCTGTAGAAATGATTAACTGAGATGGGGAACAGAATGAAAATAGCTGACCTTTAGAAATCATTCCCCATAgattgagcatttttttttccttcttggatcacacctggcgatgcacaggggttactcctggctctgcactcaggaaccactcctggaagtgctcaggggaccataggagatgctgggaatcgaacccgggttggccgaatgcaaggtaaacgccctacccgttgtgctatcactccagcccctagattgaGCATTTTGACAAATGCTTGACATGCATTCTCATTCTACCTCCTACGTCTGAGGTCGATGTTGTTACTATGTCTGATCTGCAGAGGAGGAAACAACATGGGAGGCTAAGTAATTTGTCCAAGTTTACATACACAGGTTGTAAGTGgtagaacaaaaatttaaattcaagtaAATCTGATTCCATAGACCACAATTCTAAGTTCTTTTTGGGGAAGTGGAAGGctttggtcacacccaaggtGTTCAATGTGACACaagacagtgctctggggtgcATGCAGTGCTGTGGATCCAATCTGGGGATGACAGAacacaaggcgagtgccttacctcTTCACTACTTTACTACTGCTACTCTATGAagtagtagggctggagcaacagcacagtggtagggcatttgccttgcatgtggccaacccaggttgaattcctctgtccctctcagagagcctggcaagctgcggagagcatcccgcccacaccagagcctgacaagctaccctggcggattcgatatgccaaaaacagtaacaagtagtctcacaataagtctcacaatggacacgttactggtgcccgctcgagcaaatggatgagcaacgggatgacagtgacagtgactctatgAAGTACTCTATAAGTACTTAATTAATACAGAGACTATTCTTTTATCTGGGTGGGGTAAGGGGAGGGACTTGGGCTCcattcaatgatgctcagggcttactcctggcgttgctctcagggatcacttcagggaGTGCTCCTGGACCCTTccttggtgctgggatcaaaccggggCTAGTGTGCAGGGAGGGCAAGCCCCCTAACCTGGGTCCACCCTCTCTGGGGCCCGGATCCTATTCTTAGCCAGCTTTGCATTCTGTCCCTTGAATGTGGAATGTCCTTCTCTCGGGCCCGTCAGTTTCCCCACTGCTTTTTGGTTTCGTGTGGgcgcgctcccctccccctcccccccccccccccccccccccccgctaccATCTTTCCCACTTGCACCTCCAGAAGCTGTGTGGACGCTCCTGGCGGCGGTGGGAAAGGCACCGATTTCacatggcgggggaggggtggcgcAGGGACTTGAGCTTTGGtctcctccccccgcaccccgcacccccgcTCTCCCGTGCACCCCGCTTCAGGGCTTCTCTCTCCAGCGTCCCGCCGTCCTGCCCAGCCCCGCTGCGGAGCCTACTTGATTCCCTGCAGACGGACGTCGGGTGGTGGTGAACACCAGCTCCCCGCAGCGCCCCGTCCGCGGCCCCGCACAGCCCCGCACGGAGCCCGGGACCTAACTGAGGCGacacgggggctggggggcggcggggcggcggggtggAGCGCCGACGTAACTCTCCACAGAGCGAGTCGTCCGGGCTCCGGCAGCCGTTTTTTTCAACCTCCGTGCCCCACTGTGGGGCGGGAAGCGGCGAGCGACTCCTCACCTGAGGGCTCAGCAGGGTCCTCAGGTGCTTCAGCTGCATGACGAACACCTATCTCTCAGAGGCCACCAGACGGCGACAACTTCCGCCGTTGCCCGGACAACCGGCCACacagtggcggcggcggcggctgacGCAGACGCGACCAGCTCTTCCTCACAGCCCGTCGTCAGGTCGGCTCGCAGGGACGCGACGCCGCCAACCGGACGTGCGCAGGCGCCGTGAGATCCGGGGCGGGCTCCAAGGCTGCGCTCAACCAATCGCATCACTCCATACAGATCCACGCTCTGGCCACGCCCACCAGCCTTCGGCCCGCGCGGGGGGCTGCATTAAATAACCCATGGGGTCCTGTAGGCTCTGGGTTGCCTGTTAGACTCGCTAAGCGCTTTCTTTGATCCAGGCAAGCCTGCAACCGAGCAGGCCAGTCGCGATTGTAGGTCTTTTGCAGCTGACGGAATTGAACCCAAATAGGTTTCTAAGACTTGCGCGGGGTCGCAAGGCTAGTGATCTTTAGTAGGTTCGAGCAGGCATGGTAGGAGCATTCATTCTCTCTCCATCGCAATCTCAAAGCCACATTCTGAAGAGGATGGCGATATTAGTCCCCCTTTTTACATAATACGAGTTAGCCTGAGAAGGGTCACTTGCCCGGGCCAACACAATCAGTAAAGGACAGAACTGAGATTCAACAGAGTTGCAAACACTCTTATGTTCCTTCTCAACAATTTCAATCTCCTGGTGATGTTCCTATGCCCTGTGACACTCCATCCCAACAAATGGTGATGTGTCTGTCTGCCCAGGGTCTGCCGATGAGTGTTTCAGAACCAGTAgctagagagagggagaagttATCTCGAGATGGATTCAAATTTGCATCTGGATTAGGGGGTATTTATGGTTTAAGGTGGAGCGTTAAGGAGAGCGTGCTCACCCGGTAGGTTAAGTCTTGTGATACCTGAGTTTGGACCTTCATTAAGCAGAACAGATACTGTCTTTGATCTTTCTTTGAATTGGGATCCCTTCCAGAATcattgctctcatttcttctaacATACCAGAGAGAAAAAGATGCAGAGGAAAAGTTATTCATAAGCCTCCTCTGGAAGGATCCAAAGTTGACAAGACCGTTAGCCCCATAGAAAGTTCCTGGTGCTGAAGCCTTCCCATCACTGTTGTTGCAAATTTAAGGGCTATTCGTCTCGCTGATACCACCTCCTCTCTGCATTCACTCTTCCCCCACCGCACACACATCCTTTGAAACTTAAGTAGAGAACCCCTATTTTCACCAGAAAATAAACCCCGTAGCCCCAATTGTGATTCTTAGACGTGGAAGTTACAatctcttagttttatttttagaatccTCTGGATATGGTGGCAGAGTGTGACTACAAATTTATTTATGCTTTACAATTATTATTGCCTTGGAATGAACagaatcagagagagacagacaaaagggAAGGCGAGGGCAGGGGCAAAGAGGCACAGAAAGGATAGAGCATGTGGCACCGAGGGGCCACCATTTTTCACCATTAGCCCTAggtttctgggggggggggagttagtGTGTGGGGAGGTCTATGCAGAGGAAAAACAGTGAGGAGCTGGGCTGCTGATGTGAGTAGTGAAGGTAAAATGGTTACTTCTCCCTCTCCTGTTTCCTGGGGTGCAGAAGGaactcctctctctttttctcctctttcctcccacAAAGCAATAGGAGCCAAGGCTCTAGTTTCCAAACCctccgctgccccccaccccagctggagAGTTAAATCCAACACCACAAAAGGAGCTGCAGCTCCTCTCCAGGCGCAGTGGGGGAGACGCTGGGAGAATGTCTTCAGCATGTTCTATGGTTAGCTCCTGTTTGTCCAAGAACCTTTACTGGAAAAGTGCCCAAGGGGTGAGCTCAGAGGCAGTTGGAGGGGCCGCCAGGTGAGCGGGAGCACCTGAGGCTCCATGGAAGACTTTGGAGTAGTGCAGGGCGGTATCTGCCTCCAGGCTCAGGCCACTCCCTTCATTTTCTGTAGGGGTGCAGGGGTACCCGCCAAAATACCCCTCTCTGAGGCCCAGAGGCTGTATGTAGGGGCAGCTGGGGATGCTGAGAGCCTGATGCAGGGGAAATGAGGCCCCCAATTAGGACCTCATGGGTCAGGGTTGAACAAGGGGCTCTCCCCTGGACCTGGGGAATGGGGAGATGTAGCCCATCAGTTTTGGACTCCCCAGGTCCAGGGCACAGACCCGAACAGACCTACCTTACGGTCCTGTTCACAGTGGAAAGAGGAGGGGGCCAGACCTGAGGGGTTCGATGTTATTCTCTGGGGGATCCTTGTGTCTCCATCAGCTCACCACCGGAAGCTCTCCCTCGTCCCAACCCCATtccccttcccgcccccagcCAGGTCGGGACTGCCTCTCTCCTGGGGTTCTGCTTCTTTACTCAGACGTCAATGGTGTTGATGGAGGGTgactttttctgaaaaagaaaacagtttgagtctaataatttaaaaaaaaaattgttttgggccacacctggaagtgctcagggattactctgcactcagagatcactcctggcggactcagggaaccatatggggtgtcagggatcgaacccagctctgctacatgcaagacaagtgcccaacctgctgtactatcactctggtcccactgAGTCTAATTTCTCCAGGTGGCCCTAATTTACATTCTCCCTCTTCGgttttccccctctcccctgctgctCCTAGGGGCCAAAtcacaccaccaccatcatccaCACACCCAagtcctccccagccctccattACCTGTCTTGTCCCGGCTGGCCTTCCTTGAGGACTctgctccttccccttctccttggGATTATTGTTGGAGTCATTGTCCTTGATGATGTCATACTGGCGGCAGAAGAGCCCAATGACAGCTGAAACACACAACACCCAATCAGCCCTCATCTGCTCCCAGCACTTCTAGAAGATCCAAGGAGAAAACCTTTCTGGCCCGTGCCaagccctctctccccctccgcctccccaccctcctcaatACTGCTTCGCCAACTTTCACGCCCCCCACCTACACTGAGCCCTACTTTCTCAGTGCCCGGGTGCCCCTCCAGCCGCTGACTCACCAGCCCACATGAGCAGCACCACCACGATGATAACCACCTCCCCCGTCTGTAGGGGCCGCTCTCCATCCAGCCCCTCCACTGTGATGTCccctgggagggaaggaaggagccagAGTTGGGATTCAGGGACACAGCCTGAGAGTTAGGACTTGCAGATGGTTCTGGgtggagatgccggggattggagcaGGGCAGACCCATCACATCACAGCCCCTTCTGGGGGAAGCtgtctgggggtgctggagagattggGGACAGACAGATGGTTAAGCGACCAAGAGCGGTAGCAGGCCAGAGtctgggcaggtgggcaggcaCAGCTGCTGTGAGCTGAGGCTAGGAAACAGGAAAAGGCTTAAAAGCCCTTCCCCCCCAAACGATTCATCCTCAGCCCGTCTATACCCGATGTGGTTCCCTGCCAACTCTCTTGCCTGCCTTTCCTGGCAGCAGAGTGAGTTAACTCATGCCTCCATCAGCCCAGCTAGACTGTGGTTGACTTTGCGGAAGTAAACAGGAGGCTCAAGGTAAAAAGGCTGAGGACCCAGAGCTTGAGTGCAGGGCACGGGCTGGCACCCTCACCTGGGCTCGAGTTGTTGGAGGGCAGCCTGTCAGAACCCTTGAGCGTCCGGAAGTGCACCCGGGGCCCTGGGGGACTCTCTCCCCGCAGGCCGATGCTCCGGACCTGCACGGTGTAGTCGCTGTCTTCCGCCAGGCCCCAGAGGGCACAGGCCCGCGTGGTTGTGTTCACCTCCCGGATGACACGCTGGCCGGGACCATTCTGTCTCTGCAGAGGGGACATGATGGGGAGTTGTAGGGGGCACAGCTGCACCCCAGTCCCAGGACACGAGGATTGACCCTCAAGGAAGCACCCAAACACTTCAGGAAGAATCCAGGGAAAGGggctgcttgggggggggggagcaccaCTAGCGCCCCCCATCCCACTGCAGGGGAATCCAAAGGTGGGTGCCCCAAGGACACAGGTGGAGGAGCAGGTTCATACCTGCTGGGAAATGGAGTAGCCGATGACGATGTTGCCTTCTGGGACGTCCCAGGACACGGTGGCCGAGTTGGCTCTGAGGTGAGTGACTGTCACATTCACGGGGGAAGGAGGCCGGTCTGCGGGGCCAGCGCGGGTTGGCGGGTTAacaggtgccccccgccccccctcccgctcccccgcACCCCGCGCCGCCTTCGCTCACCTGCTCGCACGAAGCCCAGGTCGCAGCTGACCAGCAGGAGGACCGTGGGGCTGAGATAGGGGGACAGGGGCATGAGCGCGGCCATGGTCCCCACCGATCGGGCTGAGAGGCACTCGGGCATCCGCTGAACATGCAGGCGGGGCTCCTGAAAGTGGAGGAGTGGGCGGGGGGTCAGAATGTGCAGAATGCCCAGAAGGCTCAGGTGGGCAGCAGCTGCCGGGGTGCTCCCCGCATCCCTCCCGCGCACCCCCCACGGCGGCTTCCCCGCCTCCCCTCACCCGGCGCCCCCCAGTGCACAGCCGGCCCGGCCCACACCCACCTCCGCCGGTCCTCGCGGTCCGTCAGGCCTCGGGGGGCTGCTCGGTGCCCAGGGGGCGGCCCATCGCCCGGCTCCGCGGCGCTGCCCCTACCCCATCCCGGCGCGGGCAGGAGCCGCGGGCagggcgcggggctgcggggctcCCGGCGCTCGGTCCCTGTCGGCGGGGCTCCGGGCGGTGCCGGCGCGGCCGGAACCGGGCCCGGGTCCCGGGTGCGGCGGGGGATGCGCCGGCAGCGGGAGGGGAGCGTCCAGGGGAGCCCGCCGCCGCCTTCTGCAGAGCTGGCCCGGCGCGCTCCGCCGCAGCCCGGCCCGGACGtgcgggcccgccccgccccgctgggCTTCTCGCCGCCGTCATCCCCCCCTCCGCCAGCCCCCCTCCCGGTTCTCTCGGGGCTCCTCCCACGACCCTCCCTTTGACAGCCTCGGCCCGCTGCTCGGCGCTCCGGGTGCACGCGGGGGTGCCGGGGGAGGCGCAGGCGCGGGGGTCGCGGGCACCTGCTCAGCCCCTCGCTCCCCGGCTGCAGCGGCCCagctgggagggagaggagggcccCCCCCACCGGATCCTAACCGAACCAGCGCCTCGTCCACTGCGTCAGCTCTGAAGTCTCGTCCCCATTCATAATGTGATAGCGATCGGCGGAACTCGCTCATTCACTGTcctctcctgagcactatttcgCGAGCGACTCCTAAGTGGGTAGAGCCGGGGGTACAACGATGGTCGCGAGTTCAGAGGCAGAAATGACACGAGCAGAAATGATACGGTCTGTGTTTCCTGCCCCAGCTCTGAACTTAGTGCGGGGCTTTGGAGCCATTGGGTAATCAGCCGCAGGTTTTCCACCTGCAAATCCCGGCCTCGGCCGTGTCCCAAGGAGCGCACAGACAGCTGGGAACGAGCCTTAAAAACCGTGCGTGTGAGAGATCATTATTCATCTGCACCAACCCGTTAGTTACTTCTTCATTCCTCCTTAAATgtgtaagttcttttttttttttttttttggttttgttttggggccacacctggagatgatcagggcttactcttgactgtgtactcagaggtcactcactGCTGGcgatactcaagggaccatatatatatgtatatatatatacatacgtatgtatatatacatatataatgccaGATATCCAATTCAagtgggccgcatgcaaagcaaacaccctatctgctctactgaaagattttttttattttttggggggagggcaaaCATTCaaattgatgctcaggggctatttccagaAGGTGCTGGTGACCATGCAATGCCTGAGCTCCAACtgaggcctcccacatgcaaattaTGTGCAGTAgctcttaaaaaacaaacacaaaaaaatttggACAGcgtgatttataatacttttaatgatGGCGTTTCCTGCATAGACTGTTTCAATGTCACACCCTGCATCAgcgaagctccctgtggcatatttgatatgccaaaagcagtaacaaatctcacaatggagatgttactggtgcccgctggagcaaatcgatgaacaatgggatgacagtgatacagtgataccta contains these protein-coding regions:
- the FNDC4 gene encoding fibronectin type III domain-containing protein 4 translates to MPECLSARSVGTMAALMPLSPYLSPTVLLLVSCDLGFVRADRPPSPVNVTVTHLRANSATVSWDVPEGNIVIGYSISQQRQNGPGQRVIREVNTTTRACALWGLAEDSDYTVQVRSIGLRGESPPGPRVHFRTLKGSDRLPSNNSSPGDITVEGLDGERPLQTGEVVIIVVVLLMWAAVIGLFCRQYDIIKDNDSNNNPKEKGKEQSPQGRPAGTRQKKSPSINTIDV